The stretch of DNA tgtactaattaattagtattttgTGTGATGTTTTacattgtaataaaataaagtaacaTGTGTGGAGTGTCGAGTTCTTCTCGTGAATTTCTTAGTACGAGAGCAAGTTATGGATGTATTGTTGCCATTTGTATTCTATATTTTGTGAATGGAAGATGAGGAAATTAATGTTTCCATTGGAATTTTATTGCTATCATTTACTaaagcttttatttttctttttatatttaaaataaccgCCCAAATTAGTGGGTAACAAATCAACTAATCTGAAAAATAACGAACTTCGTTTTTGTCTGATGAAttatttaagaaacttttaGTATTTGATAGATAAAGGGtgtatatattcaaattatctCACATTCGATTTTAaagttgaaataaattattttatagtttcATTAAGAAGCTAAAATTAAGTTCCTAATGTTCTAATGTTGTAATAAGTGATATAAAGTTAGCATgttaacttttttgttttttttttttttataatttaagaaGAAATATGAAACAAATAGAATTTGAACTTTGAGATTTCGGGTattaattgaaatttcaaatattaattgtATTAAGCTTTTTGTAACTTAGTATTAGGTAACTAATTTGAACATTCAAGTAGGACTTACATGGCTCATTTGCTTGTTGGAAGTGTTCATCATTCACAAGCTTCAAATCACAAAAGCACCATTAAATATAGAGGTTTGAACCCAAGCCAATTATTCTTGTAAATGAGATGAGAATGGGAGAAAGGGGGTGAaagttttatttataatatgcgtaaattaaaaaagattatcATGCTGGGTGATTCATAAATGGTGATGAAGTAATCATCGACAAATGTCACCTGAATCGCCATATTTATTAGAgccttttattaaaatataaggCACCTTTATTGGATATTGTTACACACATTATTCCGAAAAGATTTGGACTTTACAATTGTGCACCCCAACCATCGAACATGCTAATTAATTCAGTTCATACTTAATTAATGTGTCCTTTCGATCTTTATTAaagtactaaaaataaaaaactaccTTCAACATCTCGCTTATTTATAGGTATCGAGCAATTCTCTGTGTAGAAAGATTCATATTACACACATATCCGTGGCGGGATAATTTCTATATACATTTTTTCGCACACGAAGCAGATTAGGAGCGAGATAATTTCCGTATATAATTTGTCTGCGCACGGAGTTACATCCAATATGGTTTCAAAAGAATTGAACGAAGTCGCACCTTAGTACATTTAAGGCCCGTAAAGTTATAAGCCCGGCCCATTAGGCCCATTAATCTTAGGGCCCATTAGAGTTCTCAAAAACTTTTGCCCTCGTTGTTGCCGCGAATTTCCCCCGGCGCCCAAACAGAGCCAAAATTTGAACTCCATCCAACGACCACTAACGAGTAAACGGTAACTTAAAACCGGCACTGCGTTACGAGCGACCCGCTGAACCTTCGCCACCGACTCTGAATCTCTGATCTTAACTACTTTGTAATGAAGTGGTAACCGCACCGGTTTTGTAACCACACTCACTTCGTAATAACTTGTGGTATTATGTCCGAACTCCGACTCTTTCGTTTCGCTCTTTCCCCGTCACTTGTCGTTCTTGGAGGGTGGCGAAATCGAAATCAGGTACGCGATCCTTCTCCCGAGCAAaaaattctagggtttcatcgtCCCATTCCTCTCCCGTACGAATCCCCTTATTAGGTTTTCTCCTCGCGACGAAGCTCTTCGTTGGCCCTAACCCTAGACGCCCCTCCGAGGGCTTCTAGGGTTTCGTCGCTCTTCGCATGTCTTCGGATCCCCCCATGtccgcgccggcgccggcgccggccccGGGTGGCGCCCGTGGTGGCGTCGACCTCAATTTGTCGGGAGCTGCGTCCGAAACCCTAGCCGAGAACCTGAACGCGTCGGAGGCGGAGAAGATCGCCGGGGAAGACGCCAGCGCTGAGAATCAGGGGTCGGGAGACGAGAAGATGGCCGGAGAAGGCGGGGCCGTCGGTGGGAAGGAAATTGGGAACGAGGGGAGCGTCGTGCCGGAGCAATCGGTGCGGAGGGGAAGAGGTAGGCCGAGGAAATTCGCTCCTAAGGCGGAGACCACTCCGCTCCCGACCCCCTCCTTTCCATTTCAGGATGAGAGGAAGGATGTGTTTGCTGTTAATGATTTGGTGTGGGGGAAGGTGAAGAGCCATCCGTGGTGGCCTGGTCAAATCTTCGACCACTCGTCGGCTTCGGAAATGGCATTGAAGCGCCAGAAGAGGGAGGGCTTCTTGGTTGCTTACTTCGGGGACAAGACCTTTGCTTGGAATGACGAGTCGCTGTTAAGGCCCTACCAAGCCCACTTCTCCCAGATGGAGAGGCAGAGCCCTTCGGAGGCGTTCGTTGCGGCTGTGAATGACTCGTTGGCGGAGGTCTCGAGGCGTGTGGAGCTGGCGTTGACGTGCCCCTGCTTTGCTGTTGAAGCCCTTAAGGGCAAGAAGGTCGAGAATGCCGGGATTCAAGAGGGGACGCTGGCACCTGATTCCGATAGCTCCTTTATTGCGGATTCGTTTCAGCCCGAGAGGTTTCTTGAGTATGTTCAAGATTTAGCTCAGTCCCCGGCTGTGGTTGCCGATAGACTAGAGCTGGCGGTAATTAAGGCTCAGTTAAAGGCGTTTAATCGCTCCAAGGGTTATCCCGATCTTCCCGAGTTTGTAAGTGGCAGTGAGTTCGGTGGTGACGCGGAGGGTCCGTCTACTAAGAAGGATAGTCCCGGTAAAGATGCAGCTTCTGATTCAGCGTCTGGCAAGGGGAGGAAGAGGGGAAGGGAGAGCTCGTCCAGCAAGCGGAAGCAGATATCTGAGGACggtaggaagaagaagagattatCTGATCTGATGGAAGAGAATGATACCCCTCCTCGTTCTTCATCTCGTCGCAGACGTCTCAGGAAACGAGAAGCAGAAGACTTTGATTGGACTCCCTCCGGTGAGATTAAGGAGAAAAGACTTGACTCTTTGGGAGATTTAGATTACGAGTCGCTTTCTTCCGACCGTGAAAGGAAATCCAAGGTTGGAGCGATAAAATCTCCCTTAGTTTCCAGTGTTAATGGTGAGACATCTCAAAAGAGACCTCGGGGACGGCCTAGAAAAAATGCTATTGTTGGCGATCCTCGTATGAACATTGAAACTGAGAAAGTGAAACAAGGTGCTGTATGGGAGTTGTCTTCTTCTGGTGAGATGCTGTCGCAGCTCTGTTTAGCTGCGGCAGGTCCGATGAGAGAATACAATTCTCTATCGATGATTGTTAGGTTTTTCACTGATTATAGGGATTTTTTGGCATCTGGTTTCTCTGACGATGACGAGCTTCTGGGGATGACTGGAATTAAAAAGGATAGGAGAAAATTGGCTGACTCCAAGTCTGCTTCTTTGGATGTGTTTGAACGTGGACATATACAGGATTTCAAGTCCTCTTCCTTGGATGTGTCTGCACCTGGACATATACAGGATTCTTATTGGTCTGATCTTGTAATTACTGATAGTGCTGACGATCAAACAGCATCCAGTGGCCAGAGGAAGAAAGGAGGATCCAAGATGAAGACGGGGGAGAAGAAGACGGAGGACGAGCAGCCTCTCATCGAACCTTCATCTATTTTCTCTGTTCCAATGTTAGACCCAACACTACATTTTGGTCCTGAAATTCCTAATATTGGCCAAGAAGTGGCTGCTAAAAACTCGATTAATATCAATGAAGACAAAGTTGAGGAGTGCATGCCAACTGCgctaattttgcattttagtggGTCGCATGCTCTTCCATCTGAAAGTGATCTCATTAAGATTTTCAGCCAATATGGACCTCTCAGGGAAGCAGAAGCGGAAATCCTTAAGAAATCAAGCTGTGCTAAAGTTGTTTTCAAGAGGAGGACAGATGCAGAGTTAGCATTCAGTAGTGCAGGAAAGTTTAGCATTTTTGGACCATCGCTAAGCAGTTTCAAGCTTAGCTACTTGCCATCAACACCAAAACCTTCCCATGAGGTTCCAGGTACTTATTTCTTAATTCCTTTTGCTTTTGCTGGTTACTTGTtgttatttcctttttttcttctctctctctcttatttgcATACTTTTCCTTCTGTAGTTCTTCATGAAAATGCTGAAGCTGTGTCTGATGCTATGCATGTTGAAGCAATGGTCAATGTGTCCCCAGCGTGAGCTGTTTGTATTAAGAGGCTGAACTGTTAAGAGGATGTTTTTAGACTATCCAAGTTAGATGTAGATGTTGAATCAGGTACGCTGACTGTTGGATCCTTTTCAATGTATCTTCAGCTTCTTACTGCCTTGTAGTAACAGAAATTACTTGTTTTCTGTTCTAATGTAGCTGTTTGTAGAGCAATATATAGGAAATGTACAAGTGACGTGGGCTGTTGGTTCATCAAATTTGCCCCTGCTGACTGACCAAGGTTTTTGAAATTGCTTAATTTTCATCTAGTAGTTCTAGCATACCTTAAGGTTTGTATAATCAGGAAAGTTGTGATCTAGTTTAACGAAGTTGAGCACTTTCTGAAACTATTTGTGTGTGGGTAGGACTAAGCCAATTGGTATGACCCACTACTAAGGATTTACTATATGGATCTTCTAATTAGCTTTGTTTGCTGTATGGATCTTCTAACAAGATAAGCAAAGGCATATGAAAATTAAGGACATTAGCCAGTTATTATATGGTCACTATACCATATGTAAGGTCACTTCTCTGTGATCACTTAATGGCTTTCGatatgttttaaaatttcatctgtTGGACAATGATGATTCTTGTATCTTAGGTTGATATGATATGCTTTTTCCATTAATTGGGAGGTCAAACTACAGTAAGAATGGAGGGTTAGTAAGTACTTCTGGCATAATAATGTCCTTTAATGTTCTAGATTAATGATTGATAATTGATGATTGACGATCGGAAGTTGGAAGTTACTACATAGATACATGTATATGGAATATGGATCACTCAGCAGGATGAAAAGGGCTTATCGAGAAAAGTTCTTTCTGGTCCGGTTTTGTTATAAATGGTTCTGAATGCTGATTTGTTTGGATGAAGTGCAAAAATTGCTTTTTGAATTACAAAAAGGGCTTCTATCTGTAGTCTTGTTTCTATTTTTGGAAGAACATGGGTAACTTTATGCCAGTGATTGCGATGTGAAGTGTCAATCAATAGATTGAAAAATAGCTTGCACTTCTCTTTTTGTAAGCGTAGTTTGCTGATGTTGTCTATTTTGTGCATTTTTGTTTGCTATTTTTCTCTGTAGTATGATGTGTTTTATGGTGATACATTTCAGAAGAGATTGTGGGTATGTTAATCTTATCCTTGTTGTACCGTAGTGCAAAAATTCAGTTGGATTTAAGGTTGCATAATGCTTCGGATAGTTTAAGATTTCTTACTGTAATACTTTTATCATTTATTAATACTTTTATCATTTATTTGGGAATGCGAGTTAATGGTGGAGGTTATGTCCGAGACAAAGAAGAAGCTTAGTTTGAAGCTTAGTTTTCTCTGATCTCCAAGCATCGGGATCTCTTGACTGGTTGTACAATCTTTTTTTTCAGAGATAGAGATAGATACTGTtcatagatttttctttttcttttccttttttttcccctttactTGTAGCTAAATAAAAAGTATCACTTAAAGTTTGAAGCTCCTACTTCTGAATCTTCTGAATGTTGCTCCCTTACATGTGAGTTTCGTTACTTCTTTGGGCTGGACCTTGCTGAGAAGAAGATCGTTTTAGGCTTGTTTTAAGTCTGTGGCCCAACAATGCAATGGGCGTTTAGAACTTGTTGGTTCTGGAACTTGTGTTACTTCTCCATTCCGGAATGGAAGAGAATCAGATGTTTGAAGAATCAAATGATGTGTCTTTTAGTTGTGTCAGGGAAAACTGATATAGTCATTCTACTAAGATTTTAGAAGCTCTACTATGATACTTTTGTTTTATTGCGAAGATGTACATTTTTATATGTTGGGTAAACTAAGGAGATGCGCTCTTCATAAATTCAACCTAATCCAAACTGACCAGAATCACTTTGCGTTCCTTGTCTATGAACCGTATTGATCCGATTACAGTTTGGGCTGCTACAAGAGACGAGTTCATGGAAGCTAAATGTCTTTTATTAAGCATTCTAACATTCTCAAGTATTTTTGTACCACGCAATGGATATATCTTCTTGTGTTTCCTCTGGTTCTATCCTAAATCAATTTAATAGAGAATTCCAAACCATTTATCTTCAAGGTTAGATTTGATTATGCACGCTTTggtaaattctaaatttctcaCGGCCTCGCTTCTGAAAGAGCTTTTCTATGCTAGCGCATTGGATTGGGGTGAAGTTATTAGTTGTTCGTCGAGCTCAGCTCCAACAATCATAACTGCATGGGACAATAGTACCCCCACACGCCCGCGAGGGCTTCCACTGTGGAATACGGCCGAGCACAATTCCTAAATATTCTTTATGTTGTTAATCACATCGGAAGGAAAAGCTCTGACACTATCTTAATCCGTCATGTGCCCGCGAGGATTTTTGCTGTGGAATAAGATGGAGCGTGACAGTACCGCAGAGGAATTTACCAAATTAGTACCGGAAAAGGCCCCTACCATAGCTGGTGAGCGTACGAAAGGGCCATATGATATGATGGACAACTAATAATGCAACTCACGGCCATTATTATTACTGGTATTAAGCTGGCGTTTCATCAGATAAAAAAGCATAGTTGGAGGGGGCAGATCAAAGCCGAATAGAGCTGGACATTTCCCTACTTATCCACTGCTGCGTGAGAGGGACCTTTCACTCAGAGGCCACTTCCTGATGCACATTCTATAACGTATTTTCAATTTGTGGATTTCGTATTTTCAATTTGTGGATTTCCGCAGTGGCTTTCGATAGAAGCAAAAGAATGGTAAAGTTTTCTGTTATTCAAAAGATTGATCTGATAGAAAATCACGGCAAAAACTGATAGAAGAGGCTTCTAAATAGATAGAATTCAACCTATTAAATGATAAGCGTGCATGGTTGAACCTACGACCTTTCGGAACCGTAGAATGTCTAAGAATAGCCTTAATACTAATATTGACTAAAAATTCATGCATCTCACTGTAGTTAAACTGACGGTCTAAATAAATTGACTCAAAATACATTGATTACGCTATTGGGTTTATGATCTCTTCATTGAGACGTGAAAAGTATTAAgtccataattttatttaacataAAAAGAGTACTTCATTGGATTCCAAAATTCGTCAGGGTAATCGATATTGATTAATGAGGGGCCGTCCCATATTATTGCCCATGATTAATTATATGggggaattaattaatttatttaacattGTGGCAACTTATTGGTGGAGGTGTCACCAATTGTGAATAATTGGAGATCCACCATAGTGGACTACACTTTGTCATGCATCATCTCTTTGACCTCACCAAAGCAATTTTTCACCGATTTAGAGGTTTTGGACTTAAATATctatatacatgcatatgttTCCTCTCCGAGTTTTgtgaaaaacttaattttttaactgTTTAGTTAAATATAACTgtaaatatagtataatttcGAGAAGTGCTAAATTCACACCTtagcaggagagagagagagagagggctatTGCAAACCTACATGTAACGTGTCTCGGACTAACACCAAAGAAAAGAATTTCTATTTAATCTGTTTGTATATAAAGTTGCTTGGACAAGCATTGAATTCCATCCAAAATAATCTTTATTATGGATCGATCAATGGAGTCGGTGATCAGGTCAACTTCATGTCACGATAAAAGCTCCAAAATAGTTGTATTGTTTAatgtatatttttcattttatattgCCCGATGGCCTTATTGCACGACGCTTTTTCTGATCGCGAAAGAATTTGCAAACTGCTTTAAACAGtgataataaatatatacttcTTTACATAACATGCATAGtgtggagctactatgcaatcgaaagtatagagaatttaatactttcaattttttgaccTTTAGATCAAGAATTGTATGGCAAGGATGATTGTGGTCttttctagggttgagtagtatcCTTAAAATTGAGTGGTCTATATagggtaataatattaattcaaaagttaaaagtgACTAAAGGGACTGATTTAAGAGTCAAAAAGTCGAAACatcagatcctctatactttcgagagcatagtagctctactcgcatgcatatatactagtaacattaatttatatataagattaaaatGTAGAAATATATGCTACGCTGGCGTGGCCATCATTTTATGTCCAATGGCCAGCTCACCTCCACAAGCCTTCTCACGCGGACGCAAGGAGACGATAAAAAGATACTGCTTATTCCGTTAACTCCATATCCCTACTTTTAACATCTTCTACTTGGCCCCAATAACATGACAAGTAGtaattattctataaataaataaattaagtttCGTTCATGCAAAGGATGAAAACTTTAATCTACACCCGGTGCATTCGTTCGCTTGCGCATGCACCGCTCATCCATCTGATATCTGACCTAAACAAGTTGAATGATCGAACCAGGAGAATGGGATAAAAAGGAGAGTTAGTATGCATGCAGAAGAGCCTGTAATTAATAACCTTAACGTTTGTAGTGACAAGAGATCTAAAAATAGAAGTTGTAAAAGGATACGACGGCGGATACGTAGGAAGAATATTTAACAACACAACCTTTTGAACCGAGTAAACTTAATTAGAACCGACTCTGATATCATAGTACCAAAAGAGACCGATCTGCTACTCTCACTGCACCAGGTGCAAGCAATTCTTTCTTTTATCCATCTTTTGATCCTTCTTTGTCTAAAAAGCTACAATACCAccaccactctctctctctctctctctctctctctctctctctgatatTATTTATTCCACTTGGCCAGCTCATGTTTCAGGAGTTCCAGCTAACTCCCAGCCCATGCATTGGTCTCTTTTCCATCCCCACCCCCTCAGTCAAACCTTACAAGCTGaccactctctctttctttctctctctctctctctctctcttgtgtctatatatgtacacatttatatagatatatatagagagagagattattatgatgtatatatatgtgtttatatactatatatatataggacagTTGTCCACGTTAGATGGCCACTAGGaatggggaggaggaggaggaggaggagatgatgGATATGGATTGAGAGGGCCGGTGAGTAAATGATGGGATTCAGATCGAGTTAGTGTGTGAGTGGGAGACCATGCATCTGGTCCACTCGAGCTTAGCTGGCTCGATTTGGCTCCATATTTGTTGCCACACCACACATTTATTCAGCTAATTATGCAGGGAGGGGAAAAGGAGCTTAATTAATTGATCTCCCCACCTCTGTCCCCTCTAATAGATTGGGCCGGACATTATGTCCTGtaccatatatacatattaaaatacCTTTATAATAATTCCGTAAAGTTTGAGCTTATTTTTGTTGTCCCCATGTTGTGTAGTATTCTACACATTAAGAGAAGAACTAGgccggaatactatt from Ananas comosus cultivar F153 linkage group 18, ASM154086v1, whole genome shotgun sequence encodes:
- the LOC109724065 gene encoding uncharacterized protein LOC109724065; protein product: MSSDPPMSAPAPAPAPGGARGGVDLNLSGAASETLAENLNASEAEKIAGEDASAENQGSGDEKMAGEGGAVGGKEIGNEGSVVPEQSVRRGRGRPRKFAPKAETTPLPTPSFPFQDERKDVFAVNDLVWGKVKSHPWWPGQIFDHSSASEMALKRQKREGFLVAYFGDKTFAWNDESLLRPYQAHFSQMERQSPSEAFVAAVNDSLAEVSRRVELALTCPCFAVEALKGKKVENAGIQEGTLAPDSDSSFIADSFQPERFLEYVQDLAQSPAVVADRLELAVIKAQLKAFNRSKGYPDLPEFVSGSEFGGDAEGPSTKKDSPGKDAASDSASGKGRKRGRESSSSKRKQISEDGRKKKRLSDLMEENDTPPRSSSRRRRLRKREAEDFDWTPSGEIKEKRLDSLGDLDYESLSSDRERKSKVGAIKSPLVSSVNGETSQKRPRGRPRKNAIVGDPRMNIETEKVKQGAVWELSSSGEMLSQLCLAAAGPMREYNSLSMIVRFFTDYRDFLASGFSDDDELLGMTGIKKDRRKLADSKSASLDVFERGHIQDFKSSSLDVSAPGHIQDSYWSDLVITDSADDQTASSGQRKKGGSKMKTGEKKTEDEQPLIEPSSIFSVPMLDPTLHFGPEIPNIGQEVAAKNSININEDKVEECMPTALILHFSGSHALPSESDLIKIFSQYGPLREAEAEILKKSSCAKVVFKRRTDAELAFSSAGKFSIFGPSLSSFKLSYLPSTPKPSHEVPVLHENAEAVSDAMHVEAMVNVSPA